Proteins found in one Lysinibacillus fusiformis genomic segment:
- the nagZ gene encoding beta-N-acetylhexosaminidase, whose protein sequence is MHKKRRGLLLVLVLMLMGLVFFLGMKMRPVTQPTRNPETTPVQEDASEQESGSENMEALIQDIAQFAQEGKIPDVPFAVGDTEQQTVHEQWGEPQQVTESANGQYEDYENVTIGYRGSQAFDIRSSKENIKSIRLADIKNKLGEPDEVRYYQDPTTNQIILVYQVNASYQLKWILPKPTDSDANPAVHHISVYRELKPQAPDTVEQMTLDEKIGQIMFAGVSGTTLQQEATSLIQKAKVGGLILYGNNLETPQQTVTLMNDLMAANANNQLPLFLGIDQEGGKVVRLPGALKNFPTNKKIGDINQSKFSFEIGQLLGEQLKAFGFNLDFAPVLDVNSNPNNPIIGDRSFSNDPAIVSKLGIQTMKGLESEQVIPVVKHFPGHGDTSVDSHFELPKVAKSLNDLNRLELVPFKDAINNGADVVMVAHILLPKIDPQYPSSMSKEIITGMLRKQLGFDGVIMTDDMTMKAITNHYAIGQAAVDSIKAGSDIILIAHEYANITAAIEAVKAAVSNGEITEERINDSVRRIIKLKEKYQLVNQPVTAVDINKLNTDIAKVLNTYMK, encoded by the coding sequence ATGCATAAAAAAAGACGTGGTTTGCTGTTAGTTCTTGTGCTGATGTTAATGGGTTTGGTCTTTTTTCTCGGCATGAAAATGAGGCCAGTCACACAACCGACTAGAAATCCTGAGACAACGCCCGTTCAAGAGGATGCGTCCGAACAGGAAAGTGGTTCAGAAAATATGGAGGCCCTCATACAGGACATTGCTCAATTCGCGCAAGAAGGAAAAATACCAGATGTGCCATTTGCAGTAGGAGATACTGAACAACAAACGGTTCATGAGCAATGGGGAGAACCTCAGCAAGTCACTGAATCAGCCAATGGACAATATGAAGATTATGAGAATGTGACGATTGGTTATCGAGGTTCACAGGCCTTCGATATTCGTTCATCGAAAGAGAATATTAAAAGCATTCGTTTAGCAGATATTAAAAATAAATTGGGTGAACCTGATGAAGTTCGTTACTATCAGGATCCGACGACCAATCAAATTATTCTTGTCTACCAAGTCAATGCCAGCTATCAATTAAAGTGGATCTTACCGAAACCGACTGACAGCGATGCCAATCCTGCGGTTCATCATATTTCGGTTTATAGGGAACTTAAACCACAAGCACCAGATACGGTGGAACAGATGACATTGGACGAGAAAATCGGTCAAATAATGTTTGCAGGTGTGTCAGGTACGACGCTCCAGCAGGAGGCAACAAGCCTCATTCAAAAGGCTAAAGTAGGTGGTTTGATTCTTTATGGCAATAATCTTGAAACACCCCAGCAAACGGTCACATTGATGAATGACTTAATGGCTGCCAATGCGAATAATCAGCTACCACTTTTCCTTGGCATTGACCAAGAGGGTGGCAAAGTAGTCAGATTACCAGGTGCATTAAAAAATTTCCCAACGAACAAAAAAATTGGGGACATTAACCAATCTAAGTTTTCATTTGAAATAGGTCAATTATTAGGGGAGCAATTAAAGGCATTTGGCTTCAATTTGGACTTTGCGCCTGTATTAGATGTCAATAGCAATCCGAATAATCCGATTATCGGAGATCGCTCGTTTTCCAATGATCCTGCTATCGTCAGCAAATTAGGCATTCAGACAATGAAGGGTCTGGAGTCTGAGCAGGTTATTCCTGTCGTCAAGCATTTCCCTGGGCATGGTGACACGTCAGTGGATTCCCATTTCGAATTGCCAAAGGTGGCAAAAAGCTTGAACGACTTGAATCGGCTAGAGCTTGTCCCATTTAAAGACGCCATTAACAATGGTGCAGATGTCGTTATGGTCGCTCATATTTTATTGCCAAAGATCGATCCACAGTATCCTTCCTCGATGTCGAAGGAAATTATTACGGGTATGCTAAGAAAGCAACTAGGCTTTGATGGTGTTATCATGACAGATGATATGACGATGAAAGCTATCACAAATCATTATGCGATCGGGCAAGCAGCTGTCGATTCGATCAAGGCTGGTAGTGATATTATTTTAATTGCCCATGAGTATGCCAATATTACAGCAGCTATAGAAGCGGTGAAAGCAGCTGTCAGCAATGGGGAAATAACAGAGGAGCGCATAAATGATAGCGTCCGCAGAATAATAAAACTAAAAGAAAAATATCAGCTTGTCAATCAACCCGTGACAGCGGTCGATATCAACAAGCTTAATACAGACATCGCAAAAGTATTGAATACGTATATGAAATAA
- a CDS encoding helix-turn-helix domain-containing protein: MDKEFKLASQLLTLLDSEQRWFTLAEVEKSLHISDKTIRKLVEEINQQLPAAMTIEVSRGKGIFLQRDGRSTTVSEVLSSMLRQTIFYRLMHVLFVNRKQLSMEELAEAMFMSTSSLKKLIMQLNNHDLKPYKLRITYSTPAVKGNELNIRYFYWKLYGDAYEFTGWPFTNSDFDFINQYITHIEHEQSIVYFINSKRKLSFLVAIVLERVRKGNYVKITEGDYAWESGLFYLPVKDFAQALEEKFSIELPKSERFFMQSLFSLSQYHYYEGSDMTPMKEIELYKNKEIDQMAQQLFTLLAKAYPNLDMNERFSLEVYEFLDKLFIDNAIPEWLMISQSNLTNYVQIECQQIYQDMQTCMQTWQNAYPSVLYNDFHLTKLTLLVRSGLRYKSKRAFLVIGEEFSIRHYIANLIKNEIGDQLIINTSIMKGLTDEMVQQHDIDFVISNFPVALTTVPVVIISTIPSKRDLDNIRQELLR; encoded by the coding sequence GTGGATAAGGAATTCAAATTAGCTAGTCAATTATTAACGCTGCTAGATTCTGAACAAAGATGGTTTACCTTAGCAGAGGTTGAAAAAAGTTTACATATTTCAGATAAGACCATACGTAAGCTCGTTGAGGAGATTAATCAGCAATTACCAGCAGCGATGACTATTGAAGTATCTAGAGGGAAGGGGATTTTTCTACAACGTGATGGGCGAAGTACAACCGTTAGTGAAGTGCTTTCTAGCATGCTCAGGCAAACCATCTTCTATCGACTAATGCATGTATTGTTTGTAAATAGGAAACAATTGTCAATGGAGGAGCTGGCAGAAGCCATGTTTATGAGCACCTCCTCGTTGAAGAAGCTGATCATGCAACTAAATAATCATGATTTGAAGCCGTATAAGCTACGCATCACATACTCGACGCCAGCCGTAAAGGGAAATGAATTGAATATCCGCTACTTTTATTGGAAATTATATGGTGATGCCTATGAGTTTACAGGATGGCCATTTACCAATAGTGACTTTGATTTTATTAATCAATACATCACGCATATAGAGCATGAGCAAAGCATTGTTTATTTTATCAATTCCAAAAGGAAATTATCCTTTTTAGTGGCCATTGTCTTGGAAAGAGTAAGAAAGGGCAACTATGTCAAAATTACGGAGGGTGATTACGCTTGGGAAAGTGGGCTGTTTTATTTGCCAGTAAAAGACTTTGCACAGGCACTGGAAGAAAAATTTTCGATTGAATTACCAAAGAGTGAACGGTTTTTTATGCAATCTCTATTTAGTCTAAGCCAATATCATTATTATGAAGGGTCAGACATGACGCCAATGAAGGAAATCGAATTATATAAGAATAAAGAGATTGATCAAATGGCGCAGCAGCTGTTCACCTTATTAGCAAAGGCTTACCCTAATCTAGATATGAATGAGCGGTTTAGCTTGGAGGTTTATGAGTTCCTGGACAAGCTTTTCATCGATAATGCCATCCCTGAATGGCTGATGATTTCACAAAGTAATTTAACAAACTATGTTCAAATTGAATGTCAGCAAATTTACCAAGATATGCAGACCTGTATGCAAACGTGGCAAAATGCGTACCCTTCTGTCCTGTATAATGACTTTCATTTAACCAAGCTTACCTTGCTTGTTCGTTCAGGGCTACGTTATAAAAGTAAACGAGCCTTCTTGGTCATTGGTGAGGAGTTTTCAATCCGCCATTATATAGCTAATTTGATCAAAAATGAAATTGGGGACCAGTTGATTATTAATACCTCTATTATGAAGGGGCTAACGGATGAAATGGTGCAGCAGCATGACATTGATTTTGTTATAAGTAATTTTCCAGTTGCTTTAACGACAGTGCCGGTTGTTATTATATCCACGATTCCCTCCAAAAGAGATTTAGATAATATTCGTCAAGAATTGCTTCGGTAA
- the deoD gene encoding purine-nucleoside phosphorylase — protein sequence MSRHLGAKKGEIAERALLPGDPLRARFVAEHFLENVYCYNEVRGMYGYTGTFKGVPISVQGTGMGNPSMSIYGTELVNDYGVKKLIRIGTCGAMQKDIQIRDIILAQAVSSDSNLTEKIFYGNNYAPIADFSLLMKAFQLAQGKKGNVFVGNIYNSDEFYRETLDRLHKFMEFGVLGVEMESTALYTLAAKYGVKALSILTVGSQLLTNESLTHEESEKSFFDMVDIALHTIIEE from the coding sequence ATGAGTAGACATTTAGGAGCAAAAAAGGGAGAAATAGCTGAGCGTGCCTTATTACCTGGAGACCCTTTACGTGCAAGATTTGTAGCAGAGCATTTTTTGGAGAATGTCTATTGCTATAACGAAGTAAGAGGAATGTATGGTTACACAGGAACGTTCAAAGGCGTGCCGATTTCAGTGCAGGGGACGGGCATGGGCAATCCATCGATGAGTATATACGGTACTGAATTGGTCAACGATTATGGCGTGAAAAAATTGATTCGTATTGGCACATGTGGCGCGATGCAAAAGGACATTCAAATCCGCGATATCATTTTAGCCCAAGCCGTGTCTTCAGACAGCAATTTGACGGAGAAAATTTTCTACGGCAATAATTACGCACCAATTGCGGATTTTTCTTTATTAATGAAAGCGTTTCAACTAGCGCAAGGGAAAAAGGGAAATGTCTTTGTTGGCAACATTTATAATTCAGATGAATTTTATCGTGAAACATTAGACAGGCTTCATAAGTTTATGGAATTCGGTGTGCTAGGGGTAGAAATGGAAAGCACAGCCCTCTATACGTTAGCCGCAAAATATGGGGTAAAGGCATTATCTATTTTGACGGTAGGTAGTCAATTATTAACAAATGAAAGCTTAACGCACGAGGAAAGTGAAAAGTCCTTTTTTGATATGGTGGACATTGCTCTACACACAATTATCGAGGAGTAA
- a CDS encoding NupC/NupG family nucleoside CNT transporter translates to MHYIISIVGLLLVLFLAWLASNNKKKIKYRPIIVMIVIQLVLGFLLLKTGIGEFLIKGFADSFAKLLEYANEGTNFVFGGMANEGAHTFFLYVLMPIVFMSAIIGILQHYKILPFIIKYIGLVLSKINGMGKLESYNAVAAAIVGQNEVFISVKNQIGFLPKHRLYTLCASAMSTVSMSIVGSYMTMLEPKYVVAALILNLFGGFIVASIINPYEVKAEEDIIEVQEGEKQTFFEMLGEYIMDGFKVAIIVGVMLVGFVGLIALINGVFNGIFGISFQGFLGYVFAPIAFVMGVPWHEAVNAGSIMATKLVANEFVAMLDFVKIQDSFSERTAAIVSVFLISFANFGSIGTIVGAVKGLNEKQGNVVARFGLKLLYGASLVSVLSAIIIGIVF, encoded by the coding sequence ATGCATTATATCATTTCGATAGTAGGTCTACTACTCGTGCTATTTTTAGCATGGCTTGCAAGCAATAATAAGAAAAAGATTAAATACCGCCCAATCATTGTGATGATTGTTATCCAGCTTGTTTTAGGGTTTCTTCTACTGAAAACAGGTATCGGGGAATTTTTAATTAAAGGTTTTGCTGATAGCTTTGCAAAACTACTTGAATATGCCAACGAGGGTACGAATTTTGTATTTGGTGGAATGGCGAATGAGGGTGCACATACATTTTTCCTGTATGTTTTAATGCCAATCGTTTTTATGTCAGCCATCATCGGCATATTACAACATTATAAAATCCTGCCGTTTATCATCAAGTATATTGGTTTAGTATTAAGTAAAATCAATGGGATGGGTAAACTAGAATCCTATAATGCGGTTGCAGCGGCAATAGTGGGGCAAAATGAAGTATTTATTTCAGTGAAAAACCAAATTGGCTTTTTACCAAAGCATCGACTCTATACCTTATGTGCTTCTGCGATGTCAACGGTATCTATGTCCATTGTGGGCTCCTATATGACGATGCTAGAGCCTAAGTATGTAGTGGCTGCCTTAATATTAAACTTGTTTGGTGGTTTTATCGTAGCCTCGATCATTAATCCGTATGAAGTGAAAGCGGAGGAAGATATAATTGAAGTGCAGGAAGGCGAAAAGCAAACATTTTTTGAAATGCTAGGCGAATACATTATGGATGGCTTTAAAGTAGCCATCATTGTCGGGGTTATGTTAGTAGGCTTTGTTGGGTTAATTGCCCTCATTAATGGTGTGTTTAATGGCATTTTCGGCATCTCGTTCCAAGGTTTCCTAGGGTATGTCTTTGCCCCAATTGCCTTTGTCATGGGTGTACCTTGGCATGAAGCTGTGAATGCTGGTAGTATTATGGCGACAAAGCTTGTTGCAAATGAATTCGTTGCCATGCTGGACTTCGTTAAAATCCAAGATAGCTTCAGTGAGCGTACAGCAGCCATTGTCTCTGTTTTCCTCATATCCTTTGCTAACTTTGGCTCGATTGGTACCATTGTAGGTGCAGTAAAAGGGTTAAATGAAAAGCAAGGCAATGTGGTAGCACGCTTTGGATTAAAACTGCTATACGGTGCCTCCCTTGTAAGTGTTCTATCAGCGATTATTATTGGGATTGTGTTTTAA
- a CDS encoding MFS transporter has product MDNNSDLSKQNSYAIPSERLPWAGLMALAMAGFICILTETIPAGLLIEISKGLGVSESLAGQLVTAYALGSLIAAIPITTATQGWHRKPLLLLCIIGFLVFNTITALSSSLTLTLIARFFAGVTAGVLWGLTAGYARLMAPESLKGRAMAVAMIGTPLALALGVPTGTFLGSLVGWRNVFGIMSLLAALLILWIIWKVPNFPGQTSSKRMTLLEVFITPGVRPILFVVLAWILSHNMLYTYIAPYLSEAGLAKRIDLILLVFGMASLVGIWVIGIFIERRLRTLVLMSLVGFGLASFALGIGISHPIIIYSAVTVWGLTFGGAATLTQTAIADNAKKGADIAQSMLVTVWNLAIGGGSAIGAVLIESFDVSSFPWVMFILILLGFLVAFRANVYGFPQKNQ; this is encoded by the coding sequence ATGGATAATAATAGTGATTTAAGTAAACAAAATTCTTATGCAATACCCTCAGAACGTCTTCCTTGGGCAGGTTTAATGGCGCTCGCTATGGCTGGGTTTATATGTATCCTTACCGAAACTATACCTGCTGGTTTACTAATAGAAATAAGCAAAGGACTCGGTGTGTCAGAATCCCTTGCAGGTCAACTTGTTACAGCTTATGCTCTTGGTTCACTCATTGCAGCTATTCCTATAACCACTGCAACACAAGGATGGCATAGGAAGCCCTTACTGCTTTTGTGTATTATTGGATTCCTTGTATTTAATACTATTACAGCCTTATCTTCTAGTTTGACCTTAACTTTAATCGCTCGCTTCTTTGCAGGTGTAACGGCTGGAGTCCTGTGGGGGCTGACTGCGGGATATGCACGACTGATGGCGCCAGAATCACTAAAAGGAAGGGCAATGGCCGTAGCCATGATTGGTACGCCTCTTGCATTAGCTTTGGGTGTTCCTACTGGGACATTTCTCGGTTCCCTTGTTGGCTGGAGAAATGTCTTTGGCATAATGTCACTTTTAGCAGCATTACTGATTTTATGGATTATTTGGAAAGTCCCAAACTTCCCTGGACAAACATCTTCAAAACGAATGACTCTTCTAGAGGTTTTTATTACGCCTGGAGTTCGTCCAATCTTGTTTGTTGTATTAGCTTGGATACTTTCGCATAACATGCTTTATACTTATATCGCACCATACCTTTCCGAAGCAGGACTTGCCAAACGAATTGATTTGATTTTACTTGTTTTCGGTATGGCATCTTTAGTTGGAATCTGGGTTATAGGTATATTCATTGAGCGTAGACTACGTACTTTAGTTTTAATGAGTCTGGTCGGATTTGGATTAGCATCATTCGCATTAGGTATCGGAATTAGTCATCCTATTATCATTTATAGTGCTGTAACTGTATGGGGCTTAACCTTTGGTGGAGCAGCAACACTGACGCAAACAGCCATAGCAGATAATGCTAAAAAAGGTGCGGATATTGCCCAATCTATGTTAGTTACTGTTTGGAATCTCGCTATTGGTGGCGGGAGTGCAATTGGAGCAGTTCTGATAGAATCATTTGATGTGAGTTCTTTTCCATGGGTAATGTTTATCCTCATTCTTCTTGGATTCCTAGTAGCATTTCGTGCAAATGTTTATGGGTTTCCTCAAAAAAACCAATAA
- a CDS encoding Lrp/AsnC family transcriptional regulator yields MDSIDRDILMHLQSDARLSMTALGKLIGLSQPAITERVKRLEEQGVIKSYRAKVSNEKVGKSIVAFILFRTTKCNNFVDYCMQASQVVECHRISGEYNYLIKVVVESTKELELFENDSMRYGDSTTLISLSSPIEDKPLLPNLNVDY; encoded by the coding sequence ATGGATAGTATTGATAGAGATATACTCATGCATTTACAATCAGATGCTCGGTTGTCAATGACTGCCCTCGGAAAACTTATAGGATTATCTCAACCAGCAATAACAGAGCGGGTAAAAAGGCTAGAAGAACAAGGCGTGATAAAAAGCTACAGGGCTAAAGTATCGAATGAAAAAGTCGGAAAATCCATTGTTGCTTTTATCCTTTTCCGGACTACCAAGTGCAATAATTTCGTTGATTATTGTATGCAAGCTTCACAAGTAGTAGAGTGTCATCGAATTAGCGGAGAATACAATTATCTAATTAAGGTAGTAGTGGAATCAACAAAGGAACTTGAATTATTTGAAAATGATAGCATGAGGTATGGCGATTCTACTACATTGATTTCCTTATCATCACCTATTGAAGACAAACCATTGCTACCAAATTTAAATGTTGATTATTAA
- a CDS encoding DUF2975 domain-containing protein, whose protein sequence is MNVKLSSTFFLKIVAFLMGIAVLAVCIYWLPQAAIQDAQVRPGDYSIYPLLICAYGVCITFSVALYQAYKLLSYIHLNNAFSELFLKSLKAIKKCAFTIIFFILLLIVYLRIFAMFTGEDAAGPIALGLIAIFVTAIIVAIIDVLQKPIKNILEKM, encoded by the coding sequence ATGAATGTTAAACTAAGTTCAACTTTTTTCTTAAAGATCGTTGCTTTTCTAATGGGCATTGCGGTACTTGCTGTATGTATATATTGGTTACCTCAAGCAGCTATACAAGATGCACAAGTGCGTCCAGGAGATTACTCGATATATCCATTGTTAATATGTGCCTATGGCGTATGCATTACGTTTTCTGTTGCATTGTATCAAGCATATAAACTATTGAGTTATATCCATTTAAACAATGCTTTTTCAGAGTTATTCCTTAAATCCTTGAAGGCTATAAAAAAATGTGCTTTTACAATTATTTTCTTCATTTTGTTGTTAATCGTTTACTTAAGGATTTTTGCTATGTTCACAGGTGAAGACGCAGCAGGTCCGATCGCACTTGGTCTAATAGCGATTTTTGTAACAGCTATCATCGTAGCCATTATAGACGTACTTCAAAAGCCCATAAAAAATATCCTAGAAAAAATGTAG
- a CDS encoding rhodanese-related sulfurtransferase, which translates to MNYQVLLYYHYTKIEDPAVFSATHLEMCKEIGLKGRILVANEGINGTVSGTIEQTEQYMANMQADPLFEGIVFKIDAADDHAFKKMHVRPRPELVNLGLEEDVNPHELTGRYLSPEQFLAEMQDENTVVLDVRNTYEYDVGHFRGAIRPDVKNFRDTPEWVRENRELFEGKNVLTYCTGGIRCEKFSGWMKREGFGNVGQLHGGVATYGKDPVAKGQLWDGQMYVFDERLTVPINQVEHVIIGRDHYDGEPCERYINCANPECNKQIIASEENEAKHLGGCTIECTKHARNRYIVRHNLTEEQVAQAIEALQA; encoded by the coding sequence ATGAATTATCAAGTATTATTATATTACCATTACACGAAGATTGAAGATCCAGCTGTGTTTTCAGCAACGCACTTAGAAATGTGTAAAGAGATCGGTTTAAAAGGTCGTATTTTAGTAGCCAATGAGGGTATTAACGGTACTGTTTCGGGTACGATTGAGCAAACAGAGCAATACATGGCAAACATGCAAGCTGACCCATTATTTGAAGGCATTGTCTTCAAAATTGATGCGGCAGATGATCATGCATTCAAAAAAATGCATGTACGCCCACGTCCTGAGTTAGTCAACTTAGGCTTAGAAGAAGACGTAAACCCACATGAATTAACAGGTCGTTACCTGTCACCAGAACAATTCCTTGCTGAAATGCAAGATGAAAATACAGTAGTATTAGATGTGCGTAACACGTATGAATACGATGTCGGCCATTTTCGTGGCGCGATTCGACCAGATGTAAAAAACTTCCGTGATACTCCAGAATGGGTACGTGAAAACCGCGAGCTATTCGAAGGGAAAAATGTTTTAACGTATTGCACGGGCGGGATTCGTTGTGAGAAGTTTTCTGGCTGGATGAAACGTGAAGGCTTTGGCAATGTCGGTCAATTGCATGGCGGTGTGGCAACATACGGAAAAGACCCTGTTGCGAAAGGCCAATTATGGGACGGTCAAATGTACGTTTTTGATGAGCGTTTAACGGTGCCAATCAATCAAGTAGAGCATGTGATTATCGGTCGTGATCACTATGACGGAGAACCTTGTGAACGTTACATTAACTGTGCAAACCCAGAATGTAACAAGCAAATCATTGCATCTGAGGAAAATGAAGCAAAGCATTTAGGTGGCTGTACAATCGAATGTACAAAGCATGCACGCAACCGCTACATCGTGCGTCACAATTTAACAGAAGAGCAAGTAGCTCAAGCAATTGAGGCGTTACAAGCATAA
- a CDS encoding DinB family protein: MSKKELLQNGVNQVFYEEEWYPPLSEALKNLTAAQACWQPEGNAANTIWENVNHLLIFKERLVSRLHKDDTFVAPQNNDETFVQGGAHDEDAWQETVTRTLQVHDALQSSLASLQEEALDQPSPALPVWQQYLNILLHDAYHTGQIVQLRKLQGSWPAKRSYL; the protein is encoded by the coding sequence ATGAGTAAAAAAGAACTTTTGCAAAATGGAGTCAATCAAGTTTTTTACGAAGAGGAATGGTACCCACCGTTATCAGAAGCATTAAAGAATCTCACTGCTGCACAAGCATGTTGGCAACCAGAAGGAAATGCAGCGAATACGATTTGGGAAAATGTAAACCATTTACTAATCTTTAAAGAGCGCTTAGTTTCTCGCTTACATAAAGATGACACATTTGTTGCTCCACAAAATAATGATGAAACGTTTGTCCAAGGTGGCGCTCATGATGAAGATGCTTGGCAAGAAACCGTGACGCGAACGCTTCAAGTACATGATGCCTTACAATCTTCATTAGCATCCCTTCAAGAAGAGGCATTAGATCAACCTAGTCCTGCTCTTCCAGTTTGGCAACAATATCTAAATATCCTGTTGCACGATGCATATCATACAGGGCAAATTGTCCAACTTCGTAAACTACAAGGTTCATGGCCAGCTAAGCGCTCATACTTATAA
- a CDS encoding DUF3784 domain-containing protein: MEMGIGLVFGVFVIWAGNIVRTKQAFSFLAGFRETWQPVNKERLENRVGILLMMIGVIAIFTSIFTIWFGDTVGKISGVLAMIDVILIIIVIGLNQIGY, encoded by the coding sequence ATGGAAATGGGAATTGGCCTAGTTTTCGGTGTATTTGTAATTTGGGCCGGCAATATTGTTCGGACAAAACAGGCATTTTCATTTCTTGCAGGTTTTAGGGAAACGTGGCAACCGGTTAATAAAGAAAGACTAGAAAATAGAGTTGGTATTCTCTTAATGATGATAGGTGTTATAGCCATTTTTACGTCTATTTTTACCATATGGTTTGGGGATACAGTCGGAAAAATCTCTGGGGTCTTGGCTATGATTGATGTGATTTTGATTATTATAGTCATCGGATTAAATCAAATAGGCTATTGA
- a CDS encoding CPBP family intramembrane glutamic endopeptidase — translation MGNWRIKLVLLFTILNIIGIFAIIPYSITLMDNQSVPGDSPISLIIIINSTIQVFYMFVLILVGLRLQNRTGLNAPLLNGIVYPKTRVHISKKWLINSIVGAFIGSLMIILLDLFVFSPLIGAPMDQLPSPNWWQGLLASLYGGMTEELMLRLFGMTFIVWLLARITKKEKDNIPTSFYYVAIFLVAILFGLGHLPATIQVFGDLSTIIVIRALVLNGLLGLWFGYLYWRKGLEYAMIAHMSADIFLHVLFASILY, via the coding sequence GTGGGAAACTGGAGAATAAAACTAGTCCTGTTATTTACAATATTAAATATAATAGGAATATTCGCTATCATTCCATATTCGATAACTTTAATGGACAATCAATCTGTACCGGGAGATAGTCCAATTTCATTAATCATTATTATCAATTCAACTATTCAAGTTTTTTATATGTTTGTATTGATATTGGTTGGTTTAAGACTTCAAAATCGTACAGGGTTAAACGCTCCACTATTAAATGGAATTGTTTATCCTAAGACACGAGTACATATTTCAAAAAAGTGGTTAATCAATAGTATTGTTGGGGCATTCATTGGAAGCCTTATGATCATTCTTCTTGATTTATTCGTATTTAGCCCTCTGATAGGGGCTCCAATGGATCAACTTCCCTCACCAAATTGGTGGCAAGGTTTACTTGCTTCACTATACGGAGGAATGACAGAAGAACTAATGCTGCGATTGTTTGGCATGACGTTCATTGTATGGTTATTGGCCAGGATAACAAAAAAAGAAAAGGATAACATTCCTACTAGTTTTTACTATGTTGCAATTTTTCTTGTAGCAATACTATTTGGATTAGGGCATTTGCCAGCGACAATACAAGTATTCGGCGATCTATCTACCATTATTGTCATACGGGCATTGGTGTTAAATGGGCTCTTAGGCTTGTGGTTTGGTTACTTATACTGGAGAAAGGGCTTAGAATATGCAATGATTGCACATATGTCAGCAGATATCTTTCTTCACGTTCTATTTGCGTCAATCCTCTATTAA